From the genome of Planctomycetia bacterium, one region includes:
- a CDS encoding tandem-95 repeat protein — MFKVKGNRAASRSCRISSITKSYRPYVESLEERLLLANDLYRVPGVLGETVKLQFTLSSKTSTANNELGIYLVDDSLGRVNGILPNQTGYAQAAASRAQQLFADSATVGTRQEIVAEAGQQFGYLLVKRGSLQEWSESNPDNLPQQSPLLLFSFDGANPELRDAVRTKSLTADTTQVRWEDSLTAAGRLFNDQTFSIKPVRESVLQIPGQPGQTVATHFTLAARSAGYRNEAGFFLVDDASGSINGIMPGDAGYAQAALMSESRQVIFSKNSRVGTSRKVSLPSQSFVVFYMVQNSTTAEFLNKNPGNQRGQGPLAFFSLQQANPDLINHQIWFNFKSFGFEDIFGGGDRDFNDILVRFTMSNPQGPVVPPESNAPVISAALSQDTAPGGTTNNDTITFNPQVQGTVTDQSRITSFRAGLDSATLQQFVNLTSRLNSNGNFVIDRSLLNQLAGGVLSDGEHTLKLIASDQFNNTSAIYTVPFVLDSQIALTVDLAGDSDTPPVGDLKTSLSVINLTGQTDPGAVVELVGSAMTTIANSLGSYTLTGIGLSIGNNLFSIKATDIAGNERISNITIEHEPPGDCGFDDELTGWIVEELGGSLAGKGTVSVLGGSATIHEGDSYLVSLSKDFIVPTNGTARLSIEFSTPQFDSTAVARLRDAFEIAYVDATGNSLVLPFSITRDAYYNATEGLSPLLAAGVFESQGRLNVNLAGIAPGTTGRLYLRLFNNDGDTQSQVTIHCVRQEQDPGLTPPSATFSTATPPTPSPISVDISNLLNVSGSIHGVYGQSSYFANNDTAYSTLALKNIGSYGIGGPVLVVIDQLSDPTVVPQGIDGILPDGRGYYNFTSQLNDDKLEPGNTSQAKALRFYSPDNKPFTYQLTVLAQANRDPEFVSHALPDVMVGRTYRYAAQAVDPDGDTVSYQLIAGPVGMSLHPATGQVIWIPSLEQIGNHTVILQANDGRGGLATQQFTIAVRETIPNRPPIITSTPVVDAYVNNIGAPSNLQYRYDVKGFDPDFDPTSFSLTIFPAGMTINASTGVITWTPTGLQLGDHAVKVKLSDGRGGEAEQSFTVTVHNPNDNNVPLFVSVPPTQVVSGQTLRYDSLAIDPDEDAISYSVVNGPAGLVIHPETGIVTWNTSGAIIGNHLITLKASDGKGGEALQTFTVNVQAGPGGTISGRKLQEGVIEFAVPATSHPWLAGMPNETVTVTGDSAPAQSPTLAGISVTPGQVLNFLSVGSTSVEPNTSYTPDGTRGYFLAIGEENGISTVIAPYASVLAVFLGDDRPDQTPAPELLMFNDDGNVPGGINYTSLSPLLKQVFFIGDGRTNTGVTQQITVPAGATRLFIGIADNPSYANNNGNLSVLVSAGQMIAPILLNETEFSPANWTFAQGPIHDGNPSLSGPNAVTIEHRTTGGNPGATQYIREFMRVGDFISTIGSSNNLIYTPQTQGAIHSIDASVDLMQNHVEEPGQYPAGTVWKIMIEQNGVRYYDKQLRVGLNNFDEWKTFTASGLRETDFDTNVMVGFTGGTIPSEPDGQHPDFSANAAPMTFGFVDCNAGGGPQGAPLSTAVLIDNLNIIINRQTPTTGLSSWVVYLDQNNNGVRDPGEQYQVTDGQGNYQFSNLPSGQYIVREDAQPIASQSYLYSDGEFAPAHWQDSTVFLRDGNPSLSGPLVVGPSLRTTGGNPANYRYQADDFRVGDWIATASINSTAIYDPQVQGALASVDFSMDVIQFPPVLPGQGPGGTAFVIALRQNGQLYFGTPFGNGSTTWRNYTTNGMTAEDFDIAIVPEERLGNHPDFSANGAPIEFGYGHWINGFGTPGFRLLNEFGVDNWAVTVQNIGQTGLWEQVSPSNPSFHSVDLAAGATATGMDFINRRLADAGPEFTSEPIRTAQVNELYLYNVEAIGSGGITYDLPQRPAGMAIDPVTGLLAWRPGEVQEGMQSVVIRIRDGQGRIALQSFSIDVSPGNTAPAFISNPVLQAALNRPWQYRAQAVDADNDPLTFALVNGPTGLTVSSSGWVTWTPSAGQLGTHQVQLRVSDGQGAEAFQQFTLSVAASVPNSDPVLTGTPRTQVRIGDQYFTQFTGWDAEGDPLHYSLPSAPAGMSINNEGQITFIPDAGQFGSHSVTVRVEDGQGGSAEKSFVLNVVGQEVNHAPVITSTAPSAATVNRTLRYAPSFTDADGDPVIWSLVSAPAGMGIDPITGTILWRPAVNQLGTHTVVLQAIDPKLASTTQTFSIVVRGNNTPPVILSSAITEAAIQQDYEYRVQAQDAEGDQLVYSLTTAPAGMVINPDSGIITWTPASGQTGNHSVQVTVADEQGGQAVQNFTVVVSATGFNRSPVITSTPLLKASFNRLYSYQVEAVDPENDAITFALLSGPSGISINSTTGLLTWTPTPAQFGSHLVTVGARDSSGVYGQQTYRISVIENQAPVITSSPKTTGTSGTLYLYDVLASDPDGDTLTYSLTQFQAGMTIDAQGRVRWMVPQAQGSVDIGITITDGRGGVTNQTYQLTVTGDTQAPQVSVSVDPNPAVIGNAVLMRVNATDNDRIASLQLRLNGTIIPLAADGTAMVDAVAAGNFPIEAIATDAAGNQGVFTTNLVVVDEDDPTGEGPDIVISSPSDNANVSSVADLIGSISSASGVSFWTVSIAPYGGTEFRQLASGTGAVTNDVLAVIDPTLLANDQYIVRVIARDSLNRSSKIDVAINVQGELKLGRFRQEFIDLTIPLAGIPIEIRRVYDTLNSGIQGDFGYGWSLSIADPRIRETVPQNIGNGFFGPEAAPFKEGTKVYLTTPNGKRVGFTLAMDAISVPFFGIFYRPRFVADPGVFEKLDVLTQPGNAFGDLYVKLPDDTFTLPMAIFGGRFNPDSYNLTMTDGTIYRYNQHTGLREVVDPNGNTLTFGADGITSSLGVSIQFLRDARGRIAEIIDPSGKSLRYTYDAAGNLVNYSDQLHQQTQYQYLASPAHYISRLIDPRGNTALEMQYDPITGRATGLVDASGLPVISTFDVETMTESFMDRRGNTTTVRYDAQGNMTEIIDADGGRTLNIYDNRSLLLSTTDANNHTTLYSYDERGNRTSVTDALGNHTQLEYDLGNNLIRRTDALGQFLTFVYDNHGRLITRIDQRGVLYTTEYDSSGRIIARTDAACCGGERREYEYDQPFNQPTRVIYANGAVEQYSYDSNGLLVQFTDGNQLITEFTYNDAGLPVSITNSAGQLTRYTYDANGNIASLTDPLNQRTEFQYDTLDRLIAVIDPNQQLTRYEYDANHNRSAVIDRNGNRISFEYDRMNRQIQETWWTNNAVHRNIYTTYDAIGNRLSIFDTDAYLQFEYDALNRMVRADDGSLNGKPQTILQYTYDAVGNRISTSDNRGVVVDALFTPSRKVEQLQWQGGGINAVRMDFEYDSTDRVRHINRYAQLLATQPISSTQFTRDSVGNLTGITNRNATDAVLSSYTYGYDAGRRLVSSMINGIQTNYSYNSIGELGSADRSIGQDESYTFDSNGNRVQSHLHGTYSTGSNNQVLSDGVYSYTYDLEGQLQTKTTLANGDVTTYSYDHRHRLIDVTTRSAGNIILSTVTYRYDALDRRFAQINNGTTVFTSFNDLNVWADYAADGQVLARYLTGSELDQMLARYRPGTGVVWYLSDSLGSVRDMVSSDGTLLNRITYDSFGNVLSQTNPSASDRFLFTGREYNADTGLYYYRARFYNPQLGRFISQDPIKFKGGDANLYRYVGNNPLSFTDPTGLTATVEYSNIQKLKALEAHYLRRQIINGKQAACLLRFGFGIGGDLLGLPSLPGQTYAEFIICMQQAWIVP; from the coding sequence ATGTTCAAGGTCAAGGGAAATCGTGCAGCCAGCCGTAGTTGCAGAATATCCAGCATTACTAAATCATATCGTCCTTATGTTGAATCGCTTGAAGAACGTCTGTTGCTTGCCAATGACTTGTATCGTGTGCCCGGAGTCTTGGGCGAAACGGTTAAGCTGCAGTTCACTCTGAGTAGCAAAACCAGCACGGCCAATAACGAACTGGGCATCTATCTGGTGGACGACTCTCTGGGACGAGTCAATGGAATATTGCCGAACCAGACAGGATATGCGCAGGCCGCTGCCTCGCGTGCTCAACAGTTGTTCGCTGATTCTGCTACCGTTGGAACCAGGCAGGAAATCGTTGCTGAAGCTGGACAGCAGTTTGGGTATCTCCTGGTTAAGCGGGGTTCGTTGCAGGAGTGGAGTGAGTCGAATCCTGACAATCTGCCACAGCAATCTCCATTGCTTTTATTTTCCTTTGATGGAGCAAATCCGGAACTTCGCGATGCTGTGCGCACCAAAAGCCTGACGGCTGATACTACCCAGGTGCGCTGGGAAGATTCCCTGACCGCTGCCGGACGATTGTTTAATGATCAAACCTTTAGCATCAAGCCGGTTCGCGAGTCTGTCCTGCAGATTCCGGGACAGCCAGGGCAGACCGTAGCCACCCATTTTACTCTGGCAGCGCGCTCTGCAGGCTACCGCAACGAAGCAGGGTTTTTCCTGGTGGATGATGCAAGTGGTTCGATCAACGGAATCATGCCTGGGGATGCTGGTTACGCGCAAGCAGCGCTAATGAGCGAATCCAGACAGGTAATCTTCAGCAAGAACAGTCGAGTCGGTACCTCGCGCAAGGTTAGTCTGCCCTCGCAAAGTTTCGTCGTGTTCTACATGGTGCAGAACAGCACCACAGCAGAATTTCTCAACAAAAATCCTGGTAACCAGCGAGGGCAGGGGCCATTGGCATTCTTCTCCCTTCAGCAAGCCAATCCAGACCTGATCAACCATCAAATATGGTTTAACTTCAAATCGTTTGGATTTGAAGACATTTTTGGTGGAGGAGACAGAGATTTCAACGACATCCTCGTGAGATTCACGATGTCGAATCCCCAGGGTCCGGTAGTACCGCCTGAGAGTAATGCACCTGTGATCTCGGCAGCATTGTCTCAGGATACAGCACCAGGCGGGACCACCAATAATGATACCATCACATTCAACCCGCAGGTGCAGGGTACTGTAACTGATCAAAGCCGTATTACTTCTTTTCGTGCAGGACTTGATAGCGCAACGTTGCAGCAGTTCGTCAACCTCACATCACGTCTCAACAGCAACGGTAACTTCGTTATTGACCGCAGCTTGCTGAATCAATTGGCGGGCGGTGTACTATCTGATGGTGAACATACACTCAAGTTGATAGCCAGCGATCAATTCAACAATACTTCAGCTATTTACACCGTACCTTTCGTTCTGGACTCGCAAATTGCCTTGACAGTTGATTTGGCTGGTGATTCAGACACTCCACCCGTTGGCGATTTGAAAACGTCGCTGTCAGTCATCAATCTTACCGGGCAAACTGATCCAGGTGCTGTTGTGGAACTGGTGGGTAGCGCCATGACTACCATTGCCAACAGTCTGGGGAGTTACACCCTCACAGGAATAGGTTTATCCATTGGTAACAATCTTTTCTCCATCAAAGCCACGGATATTGCTGGTAATGAACGCATCAGCAATATAACGATTGAACATGAGCCGCCAGGCGATTGTGGTTTTGATGATGAACTGACTGGATGGATTGTCGAAGAACTCGGCGGCAGTCTGGCTGGTAAGGGCACCGTCTCTGTGCTCGGCGGCTCTGCAACTATTCATGAAGGTGATTCCTATCTGGTCAGTCTTTCCAAAGACTTCATCGTTCCAACCAATGGCACAGCCCGACTGAGTATCGAGTTTTCGACACCGCAGTTTGATTCCACTGCCGTCGCGCGTTTGCGAGACGCTTTCGAGATTGCCTACGTTGATGCAACTGGTAACAGTCTTGTTTTGCCTTTCTCCATAACGCGAGATGCGTATTACAACGCAACGGAAGGCTTGTCACCGCTGTTGGCTGCGGGCGTGTTTGAAAGTCAGGGCCGATTGAATGTCAACCTGGCTGGAATCGCTCCCGGTACCACAGGCCGACTTTATCTTCGCTTGTTCAATAATGATGGTGACACACAATCACAAGTCACTATCCATTGCGTCAGGCAGGAGCAAGATCCTGGCTTGACTCCGCCCAGTGCAACCTTCTCGACAGCAACTCCGCCAACGCCATCACCTATCTCTGTTGATATCAGCAATCTGTTAAATGTAAGTGGCAGCATTCACGGGGTGTATGGCCAAAGCAGTTACTTTGCCAACAACGATACTGCATATTCTACCCTTGCGCTGAAGAATATCGGCAGCTATGGTATTGGGGGGCCAGTTCTTGTTGTTATCGATCAACTCTCTGATCCTACTGTGGTGCCTCAGGGAATTGATGGCATTCTCCCTGATGGCCGGGGCTATTACAACTTCACGAGTCAGTTAAATGATGACAAGCTGGAACCAGGAAATACGAGTCAAGCCAAAGCATTGAGGTTTTATTCACCTGACAACAAACCCTTCACGTATCAGTTAACCGTGTTGGCGCAGGCGAATCGTGATCCTGAATTTGTTTCTCATGCGTTACCGGACGTCATGGTAGGTCGCACCTATCGTTATGCTGCTCAGGCAGTCGATCCAGATGGCGATACAGTGTCGTATCAACTAATCGCTGGGCCAGTTGGAATGTCGTTGCATCCAGCCACGGGGCAGGTGATCTGGATTCCTTCGCTTGAACAGATTGGTAATCACACAGTTATTCTTCAGGCAAACGATGGTCGAGGCGGTTTAGCGACACAGCAGTTTACTATTGCGGTGCGTGAGACAATTCCTAATCGTCCACCCATTATAACCAGTACACCAGTCGTCGATGCCTATGTCAACAATATCGGCGCACCTTCAAACCTTCAGTACCGCTACGATGTAAAGGGCTTTGATCCAGACTTTGATCCGACCAGTTTCAGTCTGACAATATTCCCCGCAGGGATGACGATTAATGCCAGTACCGGCGTCATTACCTGGACACCCACCGGTCTGCAACTGGGCGATCATGCAGTCAAGGTCAAGCTCAGTGATGGCCGTGGTGGTGAGGCTGAACAGTCTTTCACGGTAACCGTGCATAATCCCAACGATAACAATGTTCCCCTCTTCGTAAGTGTTCCTCCCACACAGGTCGTCTCCGGACAAACTCTGCGTTATGATTCACTGGCCATTGATCCTGATGAGGATGCCATCAGCTACAGTGTTGTCAATGGCCCGGCAGGGCTGGTGATTCATCCGGAAACGGGCATCGTTACCTGGAATACATCCGGAGCCATCATTGGAAACCATCTAATCACGTTGAAGGCCAGCGATGGCAAGGGTGGGGAGGCCTTACAGACGTTTACTGTTAATGTGCAAGCCGGCCCAGGCGGCACGATTAGCGGCCGCAAGCTTCAGGAAGGAGTCATTGAGTTTGCTGTTCCTGCCACATCGCATCCATGGTTGGCAGGAATGCCCAATGAAACGGTTACTGTCACTGGCGATAGTGCTCCGGCACAATCTCCTACTCTGGCTGGTATCTCGGTGACACCTGGGCAGGTGCTCAATTTTCTCAGTGTAGGCTCTACCAGTGTTGAACCGAATACATCCTATACTCCTGATGGCACTCGCGGCTACTTTTTAGCCATAGGTGAAGAGAATGGCATCAGTACCGTCATTGCCCCGTACGCCAGCGTTCTTGCTGTCTTTCTGGGTGATGACCGACCAGATCAGACACCTGCTCCCGAATTGCTGATGTTCAATGATGATGGGAACGTTCCAGGCGGCATCAACTATACTTCATTGTCCCCACTGCTCAAGCAGGTCTTCTTTATTGGCGATGGACGAACCAATACCGGTGTCACCCAGCAGATCACTGTTCCTGCTGGCGCCACCAGACTCTTTATCGGTATTGCCGATAACCCTTCCTATGCCAACAACAACGGCAACCTCTCGGTGCTGGTCTCCGCTGGCCAGATGATTGCTCCCATTCTGCTTAACGAAACTGAATTCAGCCCGGCGAATTGGACGTTTGCACAAGGGCCAATTCATGACGGCAACCCATCACTGAGTGGACCCAATGCAGTCACGATTGAACACCGTACCACCGGTGGCAATCCCGGAGCTACTCAATACATCCGGGAGTTCATGCGAGTTGGTGATTTCATCAGCACCATCGGCAGCAGTAATAATCTTATCTATACACCACAAACCCAGGGTGCCATTCACAGCATTGATGCCTCGGTTGATCTGATGCAGAACCATGTCGAAGAACCTGGGCAATACCCGGCGGGCACGGTCTGGAAGATCATGATTGAACAGAATGGTGTTCGCTATTATGACAAGCAGTTGCGAGTAGGACTCAACAATTTTGACGAATGGAAGACCTTCACCGCCAGCGGCCTCCGTGAAACCGATTTCGATACCAATGTCATGGTTGGTTTTACAGGTGGTACCATCCCCAGTGAACCTGACGGTCAACATCCTGATTTCTCCGCCAATGCTGCGCCGATGACATTTGGCTTCGTTGACTGCAATGCTGGGGGTGGGCCTCAGGGTGCTCCGCTCAGTACTGCAGTCCTGATCGACAACCTCAACATAATCATCAATCGTCAAACACCCACGACGGGGCTTTCAAGCTGGGTCGTCTATCTCGACCAGAACAACAACGGTGTCCGTGATCCTGGAGAACAATACCAGGTTACCGATGGACAGGGAAACTACCAGTTCAGCAACCTGCCAAGTGGTCAGTACATCGTTCGAGAAGATGCCCAGCCGATTGCCTCGCAATCGTATCTCTACTCCGATGGTGAGTTCGCACCTGCACACTGGCAGGATAGCACCGTCTTCCTTCGCGATGGCAATCCTTCTCTATCAGGCCCGTTGGTAGTAGGTCCTTCACTGCGCACGACAGGTGGCAATCCTGCCAACTATCGCTACCAGGCCGATGACTTCCGAGTGGGCGATTGGATTGCTACGGCCAGCATCAATTCGACAGCGATTTATGATCCGCAAGTACAGGGGGCCTTGGCCAGCGTCGATTTCTCCATGGATGTGATTCAATTTCCACCGGTTCTGCCTGGTCAGGGTCCGGGCGGAACTGCATTTGTCATCGCATTGCGGCAGAATGGTCAGCTTTATTTTGGGACACCCTTTGGCAACGGCTCCACAACCTGGCGAAATTACACAACAAACGGTATGACAGCCGAAGACTTTGATATCGCGATCGTCCCCGAAGAGCGACTGGGCAATCATCCAGATTTCTCCGCCAATGGGGCGCCGATCGAATTTGGTTATGGTCACTGGATTAATGGTTTTGGCACACCGGGCTTCAGGCTGCTGAATGAATTTGGCGTCGATAACTGGGCAGTGACAGTACAGAACATTGGACAAACAGGTTTATGGGAACAAGTCAGTCCGTCGAATCCTTCATTCCACAGTGTTGATCTCGCAGCAGGGGCAACAGCTACAGGAATGGACTTTATCAATCGACGACTGGCCGATGCAGGGCCGGAATTTACTTCCGAGCCTATACGCACTGCACAAGTGAATGAACTGTACCTGTACAACGTTGAAGCAATAGGTTCTGGCGGCATTACTTACGATTTGCCTCAGCGACCGGCAGGCATGGCAATCGATCCTGTAACAGGCTTGCTGGCCTGGCGGCCTGGCGAAGTACAGGAAGGCATGCAGAGTGTTGTCATTCGCATTCGCGATGGTCAAGGCAGAATCGCTCTCCAATCATTCTCCATTGATGTCAGTCCGGGAAATACTGCACCAGCGTTTATTTCAAATCCTGTCTTGCAGGCTGCATTGAATCGCCCATGGCAATATCGTGCCCAGGCCGTTGATGCTGATAACGATCCATTGACTTTTGCGTTGGTCAATGGTCCCACGGGTTTGACTGTCTCCAGCAGTGGATGGGTCACCTGGACTCCATCAGCAGGCCAGCTCGGAACTCATCAGGTACAGTTGCGTGTCAGCGACGGGCAGGGTGCTGAAGCATTCCAGCAGTTTACCCTCTCCGTAGCAGCCTCCGTTCCCAATTCTGATCCGGTATTGACGGGAACTCCACGCACCCAGGTCCGCATCGGCGATCAATATTTCACCCAGTTCACCGGCTGGGATGCAGAAGGCGATCCCCTCCATTATTCATTACCATCGGCACCTGCTGGAATGTCGATCAATAACGAAGGCCAAATCACTTTTATTCCTGATGCCGGTCAGTTTGGTTCGCATTCTGTAACAGTGCGTGTTGAAGATGGACAGGGTGGCTCGGCTGAAAAGAGTTTTGTGCTGAATGTTGTCGGGCAGGAAGTCAATCACGCACCAGTCATTACCTCAACTGCACCCAGTGCAGCTACGGTTAACCGCACTCTGCGCTATGCACCATCCTTCACTGATGCTGATGGCGATCCGGTTATCTGGTCACTGGTTTCCGCACCGGCAGGCATGGGAATAGATCCAATCACTGGTACTATTCTCTGGCGGCCTGCTGTCAATCAGCTTGGTACTCATACGGTAGTTCTGCAGGCAATTGATCCCAAATTAGCCAGCACAACACAGACATTTTCCATCGTTGTGCGTGGAAACAACACGCCACCGGTTATTCTCTCGAGTGCCATCACCGAAGCAGCAATCCAGCAGGATTATGAGTACCGGGTACAGGCTCAGGATGCAGAAGGGGATCAACTAGTTTATTCCCTTACCACTGCACCGGCTGGCATGGTGATCAATCCTGATTCCGGCATCATCACCTGGACTCCTGCCAGCGGACAAACAGGTAATCACAGTGTTCAGGTGACTGTCGCCGATGAGCAAGGCGGACAAGCTGTCCAGAACTTCACTGTCGTTGTGAGTGCAACAGGATTCAATCGATCGCCAGTGATCACTTCGACTCCATTACTGAAAGCTTCTTTCAATCGGCTTTACAGCTACCAGGTGGAAGCAGTAGACCCTGAGAACGATGCTATCACCTTTGCACTGCTCAGTGGCCCTTCTGGCATCTCGATCAATAGCACAACAGGCCTCCTCACTTGGACACCCACACCTGCCCAGTTTGGTTCACACCTGGTAACGGTGGGTGCCCGTGACTCCAGCGGGGTGTACGGTCAGCAGACCTATCGCATCAGCGTCATCGAAAATCAGGCGCCTGTTATCACTTCGTCTCCGAAAACAACAGGAACTTCAGGGACGTTGTATCTTTATGATGTTCTGGCGAGCGACCCTGATGGCGATACTCTCACCTACAGCCTGACTCAATTCCAGGCAGGCATGACCATCGATGCTCAGGGAAGAGTTCGTTGGATGGTACCGCAGGCGCAAGGATCCGTGGATATCGGCATTACCATTACTGATGGTCGAGGCGGTGTAACCAACCAGACCTATCAACTGACTGTCACGGGAGATACTCAGGCTCCACAGGTGAGTGTCAGTGTCGATCCCAATCCGGCGGTCATTGGCAATGCCGTGCTGATGCGGGTGAATGCTACTGATAATGATCGTATTGCTTCGCTGCAATTGCGTCTGAATGGCACCATTATTCCGCTAGCTGCTGATGGCACCGCCATGGTGGATGCAGTCGCAGCTGGCAATTTTCCCATCGAAGCTATCGCCACCGACGCTGCTGGTAATCAGGGTGTTTTCACGACCAATCTGGTTGTGGTGGATGAAGATGATCCCACCGGTGAAGGGCCTGATATTGTCATCAGCAGTCCCAGTGACAACGCCAATGTATCATCCGTTGCCGACCTGATAGGCAGCATCAGCAGTGCATCAGGTGTCAGTTTCTGGACCGTTTCCATCGCTCCTTATGGGGGGACGGAATTCCGCCAACTGGCATCTGGTACCGGTGCCGTCACAAATGATGTACTGGCAGTTATTGATCCAACACTTTTGGCCAACGATCAATACATCGTTCGTGTTATTGCACGAGATAGTCTCAATCGCAGCAGCAAGATCGATGTTGCCATCAATGTGCAAGGTGAACTCAAGCTTGGTCGGTTCCGCCAGGAGTTTATCGATCTGACCATTCCGCTTGCGGGTATTCCCATTGAGATCCGCCGAGTCTATGACACATTGAATTCCGGCATTCAGGGTGACTTTGGTTATGGCTGGTCGCTTTCGATTGCAGATCCACGCATACGTGAAACGGTACCTCAGAACATTGGTAACGGATTCTTTGGCCCTGAAGCAGCACCATTTAAGGAAGGAACCAAAGTCTACCTGACAACGCCGAACGGTAAGAGGGTGGGCTTTACGCTGGCCATGGATGCCATCAGCGTGCCCTTCTTTGGCATCTTTTACCGTCCGCGTTTTGTTGCTGATCCTGGTGTATTTGAAAAACTCGATGTTCTGACACAGCCGGGCAATGCCTTTGGCGATCTCTACGTCAAACTGCCCGATGATACTTTCACATTGCCCATGGCCATTTTTGGGGGTCGTTTCAATCCCGATAGCTACAACCTGACCATGACGGATGGAACCATTTACCGTTACAACCAGCATACTGGATTGAGAGAAGTAGTGGATCCGAATGGCAACACACTAACCTTTGGAGCCGATGGTATCACCAGCAGTCTGGGAGTCAGTATTCAATTTCTCCGTGATGCCAGGGGGCGGATTGCGGAAATCATTGATCCCAGTGGAAAGAGTCTGCGTTACACCTATGATGCAGCAGGTAATCTGGTTAACTACTCAGACCAGCTACATCAGCAGACGCAGTATCAGTATCTTGCCAGTCCTGCTCACTACATTTCCCGGCTGATTGATCCGCGAGGTAACACGGCATTGGAAATGCAATACGATCCGATTACCGGACGTGCTACCGGCCTGGTTGATGCATCCGGCCTTCCTGTGATTTCCACTTTTGATGTGGAGACCATGACTGAATCCTTCATGGACAGACGAGGCAATACCACCACGGTACGCTACGATGCGCAAGGCAACATGACTGAAATCATTGATGCCGATGGCGGTCGTACCTTGAATATTTACGACAACCGTTCTTTGCTGCTTTCCACTACAGATGCCAACAACCACACCACGCTCTATTCCTACGATGAACGAGGCAATCGTACCTCTGTGACAGATGCATTGGGCAATCACACTCAGTTGGAATATGACCTTGGGAACAACCTGATCCGTAGAACGGATGCACTCGGTCAATTCCTCACCTTTGTCTACGATAATCATGGTCGTTTGATTACCCGTATCGACCAGCGCGGTGTTCTTTACACTACCGAGTATGATTCCTCTGGGCGTATTATTGCCCGAACTGATGCTGCCTGCTGTGGAGGCGAACGTAGGGAATACGAGTATGATCAGCCATTCAATCAGCCAACTCGCGTAATCTATGCAAATGGTGCGGTTGAGCAGTATTCGTATGACAGCAATGGACTTCTTGTGCAGTTCACGGATGGCAACCAACTGATTACTGAGTTCACTTACAATGATGCGGGTTTGCCTGTTTCCATAACCAATTCTGCAGGGCAGTTGACTCGGTATACCTACGATGCCAATGGCAACATCGCATCCCTGACGGATCCATTAAATCAGCGGACCGAATTCCAATATGATACGCTGGATCGATTGATTGCCGTGATCGACCCCAATCAGCAGCTGACCCGGTATGAATATGATGCTAATCACAATCGATCAGCAGTAATCGATCGCAATGGCAATCGTATTTCGTTTGAATATGATCGGATGAATCGGCAAATACAGGAAACCTGGTGGACCAATAACGCGGTACATCGCAACATCTATACCACATATGATGCCATAGGAAATCGCCTATCCATTTTCGATACCGATGCCTACCTGCAGTTTGAATACGATGCTCTGAACCGAATGGTTCGTGCCGATGATGGCAGCCTGAACGGTAAACCACAAACCATACTGCAGTACACTTACGATGCAGTAGGCAATCGCATCAGCACCAGTGATAACCGGGGTGTGGTTGTGGATGCACTCTTTACTCCAAGCAGAAAAGTGGAGCAGTTGCAATGGCAGGGCGGCGGAATCAATGCAGTAAGAATGGATTTTGAATACGATTCAACCGATCGTGTCAGACACATTAATCGCTATGCTCAACTACTGGCGACGCAGCCGATCAGCAGTACTCAATTCACCAGGGATAGTGTTGGAAATCTCACCGGCATTACGAATCGGAATGCTACTGATGCAGTTCTCAGCAGCTATACCTACGGTTACGATGCTGGTCGCCGTTTAGTCAGTTCAATGATCAACGGCATTCAGACAAATTATTCCTACAACTCTATAGGGGAACTCGGCAGCGCTGATCGTTCCATCGGACAGGATGAATCCTACACTTTCGACAGCAATGGCAACCGAGTGCAGTCTCACCTGCATGGAACCTACTCGACTGGCTCAAACAACCAGGTACTCTCCGATGGCGTTTACAGTTACACCTACGACCTGGAAGGCCAACTGCAGACAAAAACCACGTTGGCCAACGGTGATGTCACGACCTATTCGTACGATCATCGCCATCGATTAATCGATGTCACCACGCGCTCTGCCGGAAACATCATCCTGTCGACAGTGACCTACCGATATGATGCACTGGATCGGCGGTTTGCACAGATCAATAACGGCACCACGGTATTTACATCCTTTAACGACCTGAATGTATGGGCTGATTATGCCGCAGACGGCCAGGTTCTTGCTCGCTACCTGACAGGAAGTGAACTGGATCAGATGTTAGCCCGCTATCGACCAGGAACTGGAGTCGTCTGGTACCTGAGCGATTCGCTGGGAAGCGTTCGCGACATGGTCAGTTCAGATGGCACACTGCTGAATCGCATCACCTACGACAGCTTTGGCAATGTGTTGTCGCAAACCAATCCCTCTGCAAGCGATCGCTTCCTTTTCACCGGGCGTGAATACAATGCTGACACAGGACTCTACTATTATCGTGCCCGATTCTACAATCCCCAGTTGGGCCGCTTCATCAGCCAGGATCCCATCAAGTTCAAGGGCGGCGATGCGAACCTCTATCGGTATGTGGGAAACAACCCGCTGTCGTTCACCGATCCCACTGGGCTGACAGCCACGGTTGAATACAGCAACATCCAGAAGCTCAAAGCGTTGGAGGCCCATTATTTGCGCAGACAGATTATCAATGGCAAGCAGGCAGCGTGTCTGCTCCGATTTGGCTTTGGTATTGGTGGCGATCTCCTGGGATTGCCATCTTTGCCGGGGCAGACTTATGCTGAATTTATAATCTGCATGCAACAGGCATGGATTGTACCGTAG